From Gemmatimonadaceae bacterium, a single genomic window includes:
- a CDS encoding isoprenylcysteine carboxylmethyltransferase family protein, translated as MPFKLAFILAFVTAATVASLAARRATRRHGGSLNQLSHEVPGLLVVRAALGLVFYAALAIWLFDLPVGAWSYLPLPISARWFGVACLLPALLFFVWSFTSLGTSYRGGVGLYEAHELVTTGPYRLIRHPIYLAFVAIMLLVLVLSANWLLGLSGFLLVVSIAAARIPIEERQLAERFGSAWDAYRSHTGRIFPNLRR; from the coding sequence GTGCCCTTCAAGCTCGCCTTCATCCTCGCCTTCGTCACGGCTGCGACGGTCGCCTCTCTGGCCGCGCGACGCGCCACGCGACGGCACGGTGGTTCGTTGAATCAGTTGTCGCACGAGGTTCCCGGCCTGCTGGTCGTTCGGGCGGCGCTGGGATTGGTCTTTTACGCGGCGCTGGCCATCTGGCTATTCGACCTTCCGGTAGGTGCATGGTCGTATCTGCCATTGCCCATCTCGGCGCGTTGGTTCGGCGTCGCCTGCCTGTTGCCGGCGCTCTTGTTCTTCGTTTGGAGTTTCACCAGTCTCGGCACAAGCTACCGAGGCGGCGTGGGCCTCTACGAAGCGCACGAATTGGTGACGACCGGACCGTATCGCTTGATCCGGCACCCAATCTATCTTGCGTTCGTTGCGATCATGTTGTTGGTGCTGGTCCTGTCGGCGAACTGGCTCCTCGGTCTGTCCGGGTTCCTGCTGGTAGTCAGCATCGCCGCCGCGAGAATACCTATCGAAGAACGCCAGTTGGCGGAGCGGTTCGGCTCCGCATGGGACGCGTATCGGAGTCACACGGGGCGAATATTTCCGAACCTGCGCCGGTGA
- a CDS encoding transposase, protein MPWQETDPMFERHHFAQDLASGQWTMTELCARYGISRNTGYKWRERFLSLGVRGLEEHSRAPLSSPNETPQATIALILAEHSRYGWGARKILKRLQSTHPRLVLPARSTIFDILARHDRVRRRRSRTHWKHPGATPLQTTAPNPVWTIDFKGQFRTRDGVYSYPLTIVDHFSRYLLCCQSFPDVKAQGVHRELRRLFRTHGLPDAIRRDHGAPFASHGIHGLNRLTAWWLQLGIVHQRITPASPQENGAHERMHRVLKAKVTTPAAANAKLQQRVFNTFVQTYNEVRPHEALNDETPASRWHPSARPLPSRITPPAYPGHFEVRRVSTAGTFRLHNGQQFLTQALNGEMIGLEEVQDGVWNVIYYETLLGRFDERSRTITGAPSLKKDC, encoded by the coding sequence ATGCCCTGGCAGGAGACCGATCCCATGTTTGAGCGGCATCACTTCGCGCAGGACCTCGCGAGCGGGCAGTGGACGATGACCGAGCTCTGCGCGCGCTACGGCATCAGTCGCAATACCGGGTACAAATGGCGCGAGCGCTTCCTGTCGCTCGGCGTACGCGGATTGGAAGAGCACAGTCGTGCGCCGCTCTCGTCTCCAAACGAGACGCCACAAGCGACGATCGCCCTGATTCTCGCCGAGCACAGCCGCTACGGCTGGGGCGCGCGCAAGATCCTGAAACGGTTGCAGTCGACGCATCCGCGGCTCGTCCTGCCGGCCCGCAGCACGATCTTCGACATCCTCGCCCGGCACGATCGGGTGCGACGCCGACGGTCGCGCACACACTGGAAGCATCCGGGCGCGACGCCATTGCAGACGACGGCGCCGAACCCAGTGTGGACGATCGACTTCAAAGGGCAATTCCGTACGCGCGACGGCGTGTACAGCTACCCGTTGACCATCGTCGATCATTTCAGCCGATACCTACTGTGCTGCCAGAGCTTTCCCGACGTGAAGGCGCAGGGCGTGCACCGCGAGTTGCGGCGCCTCTTCCGAACGCACGGCTTGCCGGACGCGATTCGCAGAGACCATGGGGCGCCCTTTGCCTCGCACGGCATTCATGGCCTGAATCGCCTCACCGCGTGGTGGTTGCAACTCGGCATCGTCCATCAGCGCATTACCCCCGCGAGTCCACAGGAAAACGGCGCGCACGAGCGCATGCATCGGGTGCTGAAGGCGAAAGTCACCACGCCCGCAGCGGCAAACGCGAAACTCCAACAGCGCGTGTTCAACACGTTCGTGCAGACCTACAACGAGGTGCGGCCCCACGAGGCGCTCAATGACGAGACCCCCGCCTCGCGTTGGCACCCATCCGCGAGGCCGCTGCCGTCGCGCATCACCCCACCGGCGTATCCTGGCCACTTCGAAGTCCGTCGCGTCAGCACGGCGGGCACGTTCCGCTTACACAATGGCCAGCAGTTCTTAACCCAAGCACTCAACGGCGAGATGATTGGTCTCGAGGAGGTGCAGGACGGCGTCTGGAACGTGATCTACTACGAAACGCTGCTCGGTCGCTTTGACGAGCGTTCCCGCACCATCACCGGCGCGCCATCTCTCAAGAAGGACTGTTAA
- a CDS encoding multicopper oxidase domain-containing protein produces MQRPILLATLALTLTAALAVSPVAPRAALPVAIANPNTTPAGRLRGGVLEIELVAALAMWHPDGDARPGIPVEAFAEPGKRPQVPGPLIRVAQGTEIRVSVRNALANDTLTYSIDIGDTRDSVVIPPGSAGTLRVRPAHAGNFFYRATTSTTLGRALRVGGMLAGALVVDSASSNRRPRDRIFVIQVASDGQIGRIGIPLYERSVWAINGRSWPSTERLAATVGDSVRWRVINLTTDGHPMHLHGFYYSVDAVDGSSASLRAMEPPSPRVVTARLAAFAGMSMTWVPERAGNWLFHCHFADHVVPHGPLGGESPTAGVDRIGEWPARVSHAESRNHAATAMAGLITGIVVRDGRGTRATDAPAARRTLRLVAIQDPEFPDSQPSLRFVLDDPRSPNGRAEAWPGLSVPISLTRDEPVAITIVNKMHEPTSVHWHGIELDSYADGVPGFSGAGMRLSPLIAPADSFVARFTPPRSGTFMYHSHVDEPRQQRAGLVGPLIVRDAAPADTTLDVTSLFKLARHRDNGPFEINGKINPDTLRLRAGQKYRVRLIALQNEFPYINVTLTARADSAFTGVPDAQVVEWTPVAKDGAELPAPYRVPRIAIQRMSMGETYDFEFVPARAGNLRLELRLGGRLAARTPILVY; encoded by the coding sequence ATGCAACGACCCATCCTCCTCGCAACGCTGGCGCTCACGCTCACGGCAGCGCTCGCGGTCTCGCCGGTCGCGCCCCGCGCCGCCCTCCCCGTTGCCATCGCCAATCCGAACACGACTCCCGCGGGCCGCCTGCGAGGTGGAGTACTGGAAATCGAACTGGTCGCGGCGCTCGCCATGTGGCACCCGGACGGCGACGCACGGCCCGGTATTCCGGTCGAAGCCTTCGCCGAGCCCGGAAAGCGACCGCAAGTTCCCGGGCCGCTCATTCGCGTCGCTCAGGGAACCGAGATTCGTGTCTCGGTGCGAAATGCCTTGGCAAACGACACACTCACCTATTCAATCGACATTGGTGACACGCGCGACTCCGTCGTCATCCCACCCGGCTCTGCGGGCACGCTGCGCGTGCGACCTGCGCACGCCGGCAACTTCTTTTACCGCGCCACGACCAGCACCACCCTCGGTCGAGCACTCCGCGTCGGCGGGATGCTCGCGGGCGCCTTGGTGGTTGATTCGGCGAGCAGCAATCGGCGACCGCGCGATCGCATCTTCGTGATCCAGGTCGCGTCCGACGGCCAGATCGGGCGAATCGGTATCCCGCTCTACGAACGATCCGTGTGGGCGATCAATGGACGATCATGGCCGAGCACGGAGCGACTCGCTGCGACCGTCGGGGATTCGGTGCGCTGGCGCGTCATCAACCTCACCACCGACGGACACCCGATGCACCTCCACGGGTTCTATTACTCGGTCGATGCGGTGGACGGATCATCGGCGAGCCTGCGTGCTATGGAGCCGCCGTCCCCGCGGGTGGTGACCGCCCGCCTCGCGGCGTTCGCGGGCATGTCGATGACGTGGGTGCCGGAACGCGCGGGGAATTGGCTCTTCCACTGTCACTTCGCCGATCACGTCGTTCCTCACGGCCCACTCGGCGGTGAATCGCCGACGGCTGGCGTCGACCGCATTGGCGAGTGGCCTGCCCGGGTCAGTCACGCGGAATCGAGGAACCACGCGGCGACCGCAATGGCGGGACTGATCACGGGCATCGTGGTGCGCGACGGTCGCGGCACGCGCGCGACGGACGCGCCCGCTGCGCGACGAACACTTCGTCTCGTGGCCATCCAGGATCCTGAGTTCCCGGACTCGCAGCCTTCTCTGCGTTTCGTCCTCGATGATCCCCGCAGCCCGAACGGTCGCGCCGAGGCTTGGCCTGGGCTCAGTGTGCCCATCAGCCTGACCCGCGATGAGCCAGTTGCGATCACGATTGTCAATAAGATGCATGAGCCCACTTCGGTCCATTGGCACGGCATTGAACTCGACAGCTATGCCGACGGCGTCCCCGGATTCTCCGGCGCCGGTATGCGGCTTAGTCCACTTATCGCGCCCGCCGATTCGTTTGTCGCACGCTTCACGCCGCCGCGCTCGGGCACCTTCATGTATCACTCGCATGTTGACGAGCCGCGCCAACAGCGCGCTGGCCTTGTCGGCCCATTGATTGTCCGCGATGCCGCCCCAGCGGACACAACACTCGACGTCACGTCCCTCTTCAAGCTGGCACGGCATCGCGATAACGGGCCGTTCGAGATCAACGGCAAGATCAATCCCGACACGCTTAGGCTTCGCGCGGGGCAGAAGTATCGAGTGCGTTTGATTGCCCTGCAGAATGAGTTTCCGTACATCAACGTCACGCTCACCGCACGCGCCGATAGCGCGTTCACCGGTGTGCCCGATGCGCAGGTGGTGGAGTGGACTCCGGTGGCGAAGGACGGCGCTGAGCTCCCGGCACCTTACAGGGTGCCGCGAATTGCGATTCAGCGGATGAGCATGGGCGAGACTTATGATTTCGAGTTCGTTCCAGCGCGAGCGGGCAATTTGCGGCTCGAACTGCGACTTGGCGGACGATTGGCAGCGCGTACGCCGATACTGGTGTACTAG
- a CDS encoding protein kinase, producing MTAIPERLVAALADRYLIERELGRGGMATVYLARDVRHARQVAIKVLHPELAAVLGAERFLAEIKTTANLQHPHILPLFDSGAADGQLFYVMPYVEGETLRARLARETQLPIADAVQLAREVADALQHAHERGVIHRDIKPENILLQGGHALVADFGIALAVQQAGGQRMTQTGLSLGTPQYMSPEQAMGEKTVDARSDVYALGAVTYEMLTGEPPFSGATTQAIVARVLTVPPAPIAQTRTTVPPHVEHAVLTALAKLPADRQASAAQYSAALVDANTARPTGVARDAQPNPGAVRGGTRRNQRELLAWGVAAVAIGTAAWNGMPREAPPAPAAKFDIALPDSVFVPISNSQKLALSSDGERLAIVGARREARSQIYVRRLDDVVAVPVRGTEGGTAPSFSPDDRWLLFQEVQRPGANNFAANAVRIVPAAGGSSRLVVDSAVAPSWSADGRQVFFTRRNAVWIVPSEGGEPRRLMSPDSTRGIVRVSSPQALPGGTHVLVTFWSTATGPQTPRLATVSIADGKFEDLETSGANARYVEPGHVLFGRSPGEVYAAPFSLKRRRITGPPTLLLQDVRMPGNASSVGFAVSRYGTVAWNTSVGARLGAEPSHLVSVDRQGVERPLTRDPQMFSNPRVAPDNRRVAVTIGGPLGEGRISLLDIASGVSTLLTSESHARRPEWSHDGSHVYWFGYPGGDSAILQRRPADLSAPAASIAQFTEEVLGGGGSVEFAPGPSRGLSVLRRGNVGPDVNQPSTLTMAPTESLTVARPLITKRAAVAGPRVSPDGRLLAFSSGESGRLEVFVTPIPGPGPLVQISADGGSEPIWSRNGRIVYFRSGQSTSDGRSAAPTMMAATITESPSLGVVRRDALFADVYLRDGTHSNYDVLGESGFVMVKALSGGTAPAIRIYGLTNWMRLLGTAPAGSTP from the coding sequence ATGACGGCCATCCCGGAACGGCTCGTTGCCGCCCTCGCGGATCGCTACCTCATCGAACGCGAACTGGGCCGCGGCGGCATGGCCACCGTGTACCTGGCGCGCGACGTGCGCCATGCGCGCCAGGTCGCGATAAAGGTCCTGCATCCGGAACTCGCTGCCGTGCTCGGCGCCGAGCGGTTCTTGGCCGAGATCAAGACGACGGCGAACCTGCAGCATCCGCATATTCTGCCGCTGTTCGACAGCGGCGCCGCCGACGGCCAGTTGTTCTACGTCATGCCGTATGTGGAGGGCGAGACGCTGCGGGCGCGCCTCGCTCGCGAGACACAATTGCCCATTGCCGACGCGGTGCAGTTGGCCCGCGAGGTGGCCGACGCGTTGCAGCACGCGCACGAGCGCGGCGTGATCCATCGGGATATCAAGCCGGAGAACATTCTGCTGCAGGGCGGGCACGCGCTGGTGGCCGACTTCGGCATCGCGCTGGCCGTGCAACAGGCGGGCGGCCAGCGCATGACGCAGACGGGACTGAGCCTCGGCACGCCGCAGTACATGAGTCCCGAGCAGGCGATGGGCGAGAAGACGGTGGACGCGCGCAGCGACGTGTATGCGCTGGGCGCCGTGACGTACGAGATGCTCACGGGCGAGCCGCCGTTCAGCGGGGCGACGACGCAGGCGATTGTCGCGCGCGTGCTCACGGTGCCGCCCGCACCGATTGCGCAAACGCGGACCACCGTGCCACCGCACGTGGAGCATGCGGTACTCACGGCACTCGCCAAGCTGCCGGCGGATCGGCAGGCGAGCGCGGCGCAGTACTCCGCCGCACTTGTCGATGCGAACACCGCGCGCCCCACCGGTGTCGCGCGCGATGCCCAACCGAATCCCGGCGCCGTACGCGGCGGCACTCGCCGGAACCAGCGAGAACTCCTCGCATGGGGCGTCGCGGCCGTGGCCATCGGCACGGCGGCGTGGAACGGTATGCCGCGAGAGGCGCCACCTGCTCCTGCGGCGAAGTTCGACATCGCGTTGCCGGACAGCGTCTTCGTGCCCATCAGCAACTCCCAGAAGCTTGCACTGTCGTCGGACGGCGAGCGGCTGGCCATTGTTGGTGCGCGAAGGGAAGCGCGATCGCAGATCTACGTGCGACGGCTCGACGATGTCGTCGCGGTTCCGGTGCGTGGTACGGAAGGCGGCACCGCGCCGAGCTTCTCTCCCGATGATCGATGGCTGCTGTTCCAGGAGGTGCAGCGTCCTGGCGCCAACAACTTCGCGGCCAACGCCGTTCGCATCGTGCCAGCCGCTGGTGGATCCTCGAGGCTCGTGGTGGATTCGGCCGTGGCGCCCAGCTGGAGTGCCGATGGTCGACAGGTGTTCTTCACGCGTCGCAACGCCGTGTGGATCGTGCCGAGCGAGGGAGGCGAGCCGCGCCGGCTGATGTCGCCGGACTCCACGCGCGGCATCGTCCGCGTCTCGTCTCCTCAGGCACTGCCCGGTGGAACCCATGTGCTGGTCACCTTTTGGAGCACAGCGACCGGACCGCAGACACCGCGTCTCGCCACAGTGTCCATCGCTGACGGCAAGTTTGAAGACCTCGAGACGAGCGGTGCCAACGCCCGGTACGTCGAACCCGGCCACGTACTCTTTGGACGGTCACCGGGCGAGGTGTACGCGGCGCCATTCTCGCTCAAGCGACGGCGCATCACGGGACCTCCGACGCTGCTGCTGCAGGATGTCCGGATGCCTGGCAACGCTTCGTCGGTCGGCTTTGCCGTGTCCCGCTACGGCACGGTGGCGTGGAACACTTCGGTGGGCGCCAGACTCGGGGCGGAACCCTCGCACTTGGTGTCAGTGGATCGTCAGGGCGTCGAGCGCCCGCTCACGCGGGATCCGCAGATGTTCAGCAATCCGCGCGTCGCCCCAGACAATCGACGCGTGGCCGTCACCATCGGCGGCCCGCTCGGTGAGGGGCGTATTTCCCTGCTGGACATCGCCTCCGGCGTCAGCACATTGCTGACATCGGAGTCCCATGCCCGCCGCCCGGAATGGTCGCACGACGGCTCGCACGTTTACTGGTTCGGCTATCCGGGCGGCGATTCCGCGATCCTGCAGCGGCGTCCAGCGGATCTCAGTGCGCCTGCGGCATCAATCGCACAGTTCACGGAAGAGGTACTGGGCGGTGGCGGTTCGGTAGAGTTCGCGCCTGGCCCGAGTCGGGGCCTGTCAGTTCTGCGCCGCGGCAACGTGGGGCCGGACGTCAACCAGCCAAGCACCCTCACGATGGCACCGACGGAATCGCTGACGGTGGCTCGTCCGCTCATTACCAAACGAGCTGCTGTCGCGGGGCCGCGCGTCTCACCTGATGGCCGGCTGCTGGCGTTCTCGTCGGGGGAATCCGGGCGGTTGGAGGTGTTCGTCACACCGATTCCGGGTCCTGGTCCGTTGGTCCAGATTTCGGCGGACGGCGGCAGCGAGCCCATATGGTCACGCAACGGCCGCATTGTGTACTTCCGCAGTGGCCAGTCGACTTCAGACGGCCGGTCGGCCGCGCCAACCATGATGGCGGCGACGATCACGGAATCACCGTCGCTCGGCGTCGTGCGTCGCGACGCGCTGTTCGCCGACGTGTACCTGCGCGACGGCACGCACTCCAACTACGACGTGCTCGGTGAGTCGGGCTTCGTGATGGTCAAGGCGTTGAGCGGCGGCACAGCGCCCGCCATACGCATTTACGGACTGACAAACTGGATGCGACTCCTCGGAACGGCCCCGGCCGGGAGCACGCCGTGA
- a CDS encoding protein kinase has product MDQLQSALAGRYAVEREIGAGGMATVYLARDLKHNRRVALKVLKPELGAVLGVERYLSEIQVTANLQHPNLLPLFDSGEANGLLFYVMPFVEGESLRARLDC; this is encoded by the coding sequence TTGGATCAGCTGCAGTCGGCCCTCGCCGGCCGCTACGCCGTCGAGCGCGAGATCGGCGCCGGCGGAATGGCGACCGTCTACCTCGCCCGCGACCTCAAGCACAACCGGCGCGTGGCCCTCAAGGTGCTCAAGCCCGAACTCGGCGCGGTGCTCGGCGTCGAGCGGTACTTGAGCGAGATCCAGGTGACCGCGAACCTGCAGCACCCCAACCTGCTGCCGCTGTTCGACAGCGGCGAGGCGAACGGGCTGTTGTTCTACGTGATGCCCTTCGTGGAAGGCGAGTCGCTGCGCGCGCGGCTTGATTGTTGA
- a CDS encoding beta-lactamase family protein — translation MNSRFTVLIALVSLGVAPSRVLSQDRPTAALMARIEAAQPGAGPNDLGALTLAQLMERFKVPGVSVAVIHNFEIHWAKGYGTRDVETGAPVDAETMFQAASISKPVAAMGVMKAVQDGLFTLDTDINRILTSWKLDCQGFTTERPVTPRGLTSHTSGLGDGFGFPGYDPAGKLPTVVQILEGQPPSNVRRIFMERAPGTLMEYSGGGVTLMQLALSDARKRPFADVLRDDVLRPIGMVNSTYEQPLPPARDRNAARAHDGEGKPRGAKWHVYPELAAAGLWTTSSDLARFAIEVQKSAAGASNRVLSRASVLEMLTPVGVGDFAVGFTIEKLGQGWYFSHGGSNWGFQCQLRAHRSKGYGFAIMTNADRGGALAAELGRRIQRAYEWDAVAEPAPRGLRAPARAHRHHAPARCAGAVRGRL, via the coding sequence ATGAATAGCAGATTCACGGTACTGATAGCGCTAGTCTCGTTGGGGGTTGCCCCGAGTCGTGTCCTGTCACAGGATCGCCCAACGGCTGCGCTGATGGCGCGCATCGAAGCGGCGCAGCCTGGCGCCGGTCCGAACGATTTGGGCGCACTGACACTCGCGCAACTCATGGAACGCTTCAAGGTGCCTGGCGTAAGTGTTGCCGTCATTCACAACTTCGAGATTCATTGGGCCAAAGGCTACGGCACGCGAGATGTCGAGACCGGCGCGCCGGTCGATGCGGAAACCATGTTCCAGGCCGCGTCGATCAGCAAACCGGTCGCCGCGATGGGTGTGATGAAGGCGGTGCAGGACGGTCTCTTCACCCTCGACACCGACATCAATCGCATCCTCACCTCATGGAAGCTGGATTGCCAGGGCTTCACGACGGAGCGGCCCGTCACGCCGCGCGGGCTCACGAGCCATACCTCCGGACTCGGCGACGGCTTCGGGTTTCCGGGATATGATCCCGCCGGGAAGCTGCCCACAGTCGTGCAGATTCTCGAGGGACAGCCGCCGTCGAATGTGCGCCGCATCTTCATGGAGCGTGCGCCGGGTACGCTCATGGAATATTCGGGTGGCGGCGTGACGCTGATGCAGCTGGCGCTGAGCGATGCCCGCAAGCGCCCGTTTGCGGACGTGCTGCGGGATGACGTGCTCCGACCCATCGGCATGGTGAACAGCACCTACGAACAGCCGTTGCCGCCGGCCCGAGACCGCAACGCGGCGCGCGCGCACGACGGTGAGGGGAAGCCACGGGGCGCCAAGTGGCATGTCTATCCGGAACTCGCTGCCGCGGGCCTCTGGACCACCTCGTCGGACCTCGCACGGTTTGCCATCGAGGTGCAGAAGTCAGCGGCGGGCGCCTCGAACCGCGTGCTGTCGCGCGCGTCCGTGTTGGAAATGCTGACCCCCGTCGGCGTGGGTGATTTCGCGGTCGGATTCACGATCGAGAAATTGGGGCAAGGATGGTATTTCAGTCACGGTGGCTCGAACTGGGGGTTCCAGTGCCAGCTGCGCGCGCACCGCAGCAAGGGATACGGATTTGCCATCATGACGAATGCCGATCGCGGTGGCGCGCTGGCCGCCGAGTTGGGCCGACGCATCCAGCGGGCGTACGAGTGGGACGCGGTCGCCGAGCCGGCGCCGCGCGGGTTACGCGCCCCCGCCCGCGCGCACCGACATCACGCTCCCGCGCGATGTGCTGGCGCAGTACGTGGGCGTCTATGA
- a CDS encoding type II toxin-antitoxin system HicB family antitoxin — protein sequence MHRYLIIIEATPTGYSAYSPDLSGCIAAGASQADVARAMREASELHLEGLRDAGLPIPVGATSATYVEVAA from the coding sequence GTGCACCGCTACCTGATCATTATCGAAGCCACCCCGACGGGATACTCGGCATACTCGCCCGACCTTTCCGGGTGTATCGCTGCCGGCGCGTCACAGGCAGACGTGGCACGCGCGATGCGCGAGGCGAGCGAGCTGCATCTGGAGGGTCTCCGCGACGCGGGCCTGCCCATTCCGGTCGGCGCCACGTCGGCCACGTACGTCGAAGTTGCCGCATAA
- a CDS encoding VCBS repeat-containing protein, with the protein MRFTASATSPIAASLILMWSSSISAQSVPTSRIAEPRTFERVLLLEAQGETSAGVSLGDVDRDGDLDIVLAKGRHWPLNNLVLRNDGKGHFTSDPVADAPDRTYTAALADLDGDGDLDLVVSNDRPDRKLVYLNDGKGYFRVASTFGEADWSTRYVTVADVNGDGRPDLIAANRGSDSTKPRPSFVCLNDGKGAFPSCTALPTQSATIIVAADFDGDGKIDLLVPHRDGGQSLLFWNDGSGTFSAPPTRIGPASSTIRAAAAADIDGDGATDFVVGDAKTGLFIYLNKGARAFAEPVMQGTAASAPYSIGIADLNKDGTLDIVVGNDNAPGVIYFNQGAGKALKFVSSTWNDGKGAVYGLAIGDLDGDGWPDIAAARSDAPNGVWFSGGVRRP; encoded by the coding sequence ATGCGTTTCACCGCAAGTGCCACCAGCCCTATCGCGGCGTCACTGATACTGATGTGGTCGTCGTCGATCTCCGCGCAGTCGGTGCCCACGTCGCGTATCGCCGAACCCCGTACCTTCGAGCGTGTCCTGCTGCTCGAAGCGCAAGGCGAAACATCGGCCGGCGTGAGCCTGGGTGATGTCGATCGCGATGGCGACCTGGATATCGTGCTGGCCAAGGGCCGCCACTGGCCGCTGAACAATCTGGTGCTGCGCAATGATGGCAAGGGACACTTCACCAGCGACCCCGTGGCCGATGCGCCAGACCGCACGTATACGGCGGCGTTGGCCGATCTCGACGGCGACGGTGATCTCGATCTCGTGGTCAGCAACGATCGACCCGATCGCAAGCTGGTGTATCTCAACGACGGCAAAGGCTACTTTCGCGTGGCCAGCACGTTCGGAGAGGCGGATTGGTCTACACGCTACGTCACAGTGGCCGATGTGAACGGTGACGGTCGTCCCGATCTCATCGCCGCCAATCGCGGCAGCGACTCCACCAAGCCTCGACCAAGCTTCGTGTGTTTGAACGATGGCAAGGGCGCGTTCCCATCGTGCACCGCACTGCCCACGCAGTCAGCCACTATCATTGTGGCGGCGGATTTCGATGGCGACGGCAAGATTGATTTGTTGGTCCCGCATCGTGACGGCGGACAGAGTCTGTTGTTCTGGAACGACGGCAGTGGCACGTTCTCGGCGCCGCCCACGCGCATCGGTCCGGCCAGTTCAACCATTCGCGCGGCCGCGGCGGCGGACATCGACGGCGACGGCGCGACGGACTTTGTGGTCGGTGATGCGAAGACGGGATTGTTCATATACCTAAACAAGGGCGCTCGCGCGTTCGCCGAGCCGGTCATGCAGGGCACGGCCGCCAGTGCGCCGTATTCCATTGGCATTGCGGATCTCAACAAGGATGGCACGCTGGATATTGTTGTCGGCAACGACAATGCGCCGGGCGTGATCTATTTCAATCAGGGTGCAGGGAAAGCATTGAAGTTCGTGTCTTCGACGTGGAATGACGGGAAGGGCGCGGTGTACGGGCTGGCCATCGGCGATCTGGATGGCGATGGATGGCCGGATATCGCGGCGGCGCGATCGGATGCGCCGAATGGGGTGTGGTTCAGCGGGGGTGTGCGTCGCCCGTAG
- a CDS encoding DUF1772 domain-containing protein: MRITRWVLWGLVLGYAFFLGGHLYEVTAVVPNWRSGDVADVARYRDFFARSGPGVYFERVLYPTLLLAMLAIPLTWSARKTRWIAAVPLLVIVAYAVWTIRYFVPINEYIGGTTYDAARLQSLVRGWVMWETWRALLVTVGLVASVGLCERWVGVPRRQAP, from the coding sequence GTGCGAATCACACGCTGGGTACTCTGGGGGCTGGTGCTGGGCTACGCTTTCTTCCTCGGTGGGCACCTGTACGAAGTCACCGCGGTGGTCCCAAACTGGCGCTCCGGCGATGTCGCCGATGTGGCGCGCTATCGGGACTTCTTTGCGCGCAGCGGTCCGGGCGTCTATTTCGAGCGAGTGCTGTACCCGACGCTCCTGCTGGCGATGCTGGCCATCCCGCTCACCTGGTCCGCGCGCAAAACGCGTTGGATCGCCGCGGTCCCCCTGCTGGTCATTGTAGCATATGCAGTATGGACCATTCGCTATTTTGTGCCCATCAACGAGTACATCGGCGGTACGACGTACGATGCGGCACGACTGCAGTCGTTGGTAAGAGGGTGGGTGATGTGGGAGACGTGGCGGGCACTGCTGGTGACCGTGGGACTGGTCGCGTCCGTCGGCTTGTGTGAGCGATGGGTGGGTGTGCCTCGGCGTCAAGCGCCATAG